Proteins from a genomic interval of Epinephelus fuscoguttatus linkage group LG16, E.fuscoguttatus.final_Chr_v1:
- the LOC125903674 gene encoding protein phosphatase 1 regulatory subunit 3C-B-like produces MSAASVLRSFSPSAMPGPVMPMDVAMRFYISHSPPPLRGFLSSYEELQRAKNRVNQSTTHSRNQQLYKPLRPCLSSQQKAVDDGNCVGWNNNKASKKKVVFADSKGMSLTAIHVFSKFDDEPYQNKRRGISEELQFDMTDLETATMDLKISSVRSLALDFKQPSADYLDFRNRLIKNSVCLENCSLQERSLTGTIKVRNMGFEKMVQLRATFDSWASFTDIDCTFMNNVYSCQDTDTFTFVLELPAVIQPQNRVEFCICYKAQGQTFWDNNDGKNYIIQHAGWNGQDLSITTPPTSVGQKKDAEHKNGGVKVLEMEFDQFGSPRMSSGLFPGWQSWGQIENTVPYW; encoded by the exons ATGAGTGCTGCAAG TGTGCTCAGGTCTTTCAGTCCATCAGCAATGCCTGGTCCAGTAATGCCGATGGACGTGGCTATGAGATTCTACATCAGCCACTCTCCACCTCCCCTGCGTGGTTTCCTCAGCTCCTACGAGGAGCTCCAGAGGGCCAAGAACCGGGTTAACCAGTCCACCACCCACAGCCGCAACCAGCAGCTCTACAAGCCGCTGCGACCCTGCCTCAGCAGCCAGCAGAAAGCAGTGGATGATGGCAACTGTGTGGGCTGGAACAACAATAAGGCCAGCAAGAAGAAGGTGGTGTTCGCAGACTCGAAGGGAATGTCACTCACCGCCATCCATGTCTTCTCCAAGTTTGACGATGAGCCATATCAAAACAAGAGAAGGGGAATTagtgaggaactgcagtttgacATGACAGACCTTGAAACAGCCACAATGGATCTTAAGATCAGTTCAGTTCGCAGTTTGGCGCTGGACTTTAAACAGCCCTCAGCCGACTATCTGGATTTCCGGAACCGCCTGATTAAAAATTCAGTCTGCTTGGAGAACTGCTCACTGCAGGAACGCTCGCTGACCGGCACCATCAAGGTCCGGAACATGGGGTTTGAGAAGATGGTGCAGTTGCGTGCCACCTTCGACTCATGGGCAAGCTTCACTGACATCGACTGCACCTTCATGAACAACGTCTACAGCTGTCAGGATACTGACACCTTTACATTCGTCCTGGAGCTGCCAGCCGTCATCCAACCACAGAATCGTGTCGAGTTCTGCATCTGCTATAAAGCCCAGGGCCAGACCTTCTGGGACAATAACGATGGCAAAAACTACATTATCCAGCATGCTGGCTGGAACGGACAGGACCTGAGTATTACTACGCCCCCAACTTCTGTTGGGCAGAAGAAGGATGCAGAACACAAAAACGGGGGTGTCAAAGTGCTGGAGATGGAGTTCGATCAGTTTGGCAGCCCACGCATGTCCAGCGGACTCTTCCCCGGCTGGCAGAGCTGGGGTCAGATTGAAAACACCGTGCCTTACTGGTGA